Genomic window (Streptosporangium brasiliense):
ATGCTCGTGCTGGCCGACCGCGCCTTCGACGCCGACGCCTTCCTCAGGGAGGTCACCGCCACCGGCGCCCAACTGCTGGTCCGTATCCGCACCAGTCGCCGCCCACCGGTGCTGGCTCAGCTATCCGATGGCTCGTTTCTGTCCGTTCTGGCCGGTCTGAAGGTCCGTATCATCGACGCCGACGTGATCGTGACCTTGGCCGACGGCCGCCGCGTCCAGGGCCGCTACCGGCTGGTCACCACCCTGACCGACCATCGCACCGATCCGGCCGAGCAACTGATACAGCTCTACCACGAGCGCTGGGAGATCGAATCGGCCTATCTGGCACTGCGCCACACCCTGATGACCGGCGCCGTTCTGCGCTCGGGCGACCCGGCCGGCATCGAACAGGAGATGTGGGCCGCGCTCACCCTTTACCAAGTCCTGCGCCGGGCCATGACCGACGCCGTGGAGACGTGTCCGGGCACCGACCCCGATCGGGCCTGCTTCACCACCGCCCTGCAACGGGCCCGCGAGCAGGTCATCACCGCCCACCGGATCCTGCCCGATACCGATGACGGCGCTGTCGATCTGCTGGGCGGTATCGGCCGGGCGGTCCTGGCCGGCCTGCTGCCCGCGCGCCGCCGGCGCCTCAGCATTCGCAAGGTCAAGTCCCCGATCTCCCGCTACCACACCCATCGCACCGACGACCGGCCACCAGGCAGCGTGACCATCACCAGCCTGTGCTTCCTGATCCACCATGGACGCACCGCACCACCTGCCGTACAGCCACGCCCCCTGCGATCGTGGGCATTGGACCGCCATCTGGCCGATACCACCCGGCCCACCCCAGCCGCCCGCCGGGACAAGCCCGCCGCCCGAGCCCGCATCGGACGCAAACAACACGTCCTCGCCCTCATGCAGACTCAGCTCGGCCGCTCCTGGCACGCGCGCGAGGTCGGACAGCTACTCGGCGTCCCGGACCTACACAGTTTCTGCGTGCAGATGGCCCAATGGGCACGC
Coding sequences:
- a CDS encoding IS4 family transposase, with amino-acid sequence MNCQSATTTVTRAITVADGIYAPGHLGELTQHVPFEMVDAVLADTRTVQRRLRDLPSRVGVYFTLALGLFPRMGYLRVWDKLVAGLHGLAVPTPSDKALRDLRRRIGSAPLKALFEVLAGPIAQPHTPGVCYRRRRTVAFDGCSSLKVPDTTRNRDHYGRACYRQAWAGYPMLMLMTLVETGTRALIGATFGAPAAGESTYALRLLQHLRSDMLVLADRAFDADAFLREVTATGAQLLVRIRTSRRPPVLAQLSDGSFLSVLAGLKVRIIDADVIVTLADGRRVQGRYRLVTTLTDHRTDPAEQLIQLYHERWEIESAYLALRHTLMTGAVLRSGDPAGIEQEMWAALTLYQVLRRAMTDAVETCPGTDPDRACFTTALQRAREQVITAHRILPDTDDGAVDLLGGIGRAVLAGLLPARRRRLSIRKVKSPISRYHTHRTDDRPPGSVTITSLCFLIHHGRTAPPAVQPRPLRSWALDRHLADTTRPTPAARRDKPAARARIGRKQHVLALMQTQLGRSWHAREVGQLLGVPDLHSFCVQMAQWARQGLIRKTGRGIYTLP